From one Amphiura filiformis chromosome 13, Afil_fr2py, whole genome shotgun sequence genomic stretch:
- the LOC140168609 gene encoding actin-binding protein IPP-like: protein MAQKASGQEFIEHKTNIIANIGEHFNNADISDVTLTVGEQVFPAHRFVLATQSKVFLTMLMGENWKESEEKKITLQESPEGEASFSDFLKFLYTGTLTLTIDNVCGIHTLADKYDVPALKDDCVGFMKDVLTGIHGDALKAALEWLQYVESFLPDLVAICYSAFRTNFAGIVYIKEYTNIFLKLTYDQVRNILSVPEIQEELVLIDEVGFISLLCNIYTAEHWRNMLLPLVRLYNIDIDRLQSYKTKLKNISEKYYSEAYLIHAERNNIASKACKRRRFSQGFVAVACGCDMSSSQVCPHMNPRFYLYPPFGMYTRYQNDRQYVMDVEPIDLTDLAGFSQKLLYPGDENDDKLWTINMRRNYTSEPICENYIVSPAASHVGRKFTIAIACCVKTPDKVFTKFEYAIKYTGVVINEVMVQSPRRLAASWQMSDDHIIGVSIILHK, encoded by the coding sequence ATGGCACAGAAAGCATCAGGACAGGAGTTCATTGAGCACAAGACCAACATCATTGCCAACATTGGTGAGCATTTCAACAATGCAGACATCAGTGATGTGACTTTGACAGTAGGAGAACAGGTATTTCCTGCACACAGGTTTGTCCTAGCAACACAAAGCAAAGTTTTCTTGACTATGCTGATGGGTGAAAACTGGAAGGAATCTGAAGAAAAGAAGATCACTCTTCAAGAATCACCTGAAGGAGAGGCATCTTTCTCTGATTTTTTGAAGTTTTTGTACACAGGGACACTAACACTGACTATTGATAATGTGTGTGGTATTCACACATTGGCAGACAAGTATGATGTACCAGCTTTGAAGGATGACTGTGTGGGCTTTATGAAAGATGTCCTCACAGGTATCCATGGTGATGCTTTGAAAGCTGCTTTGGAATGGCTCCAATATGTGGAAAGTTTCCTTCCTGATTTGGTTGCCATTTGCTACAGTGCATTCAGGACCAACTTTGCAGGAATTGTGTATATTAAGGAGTATACAAATATCTTTCTAAAGTTGACTTATGATCAGGTCAGAAATATTCTTTCTGTTCCTGAAATTCAGGAGGAACTTGTTTTGATTGATGAGGTTGGTTTTATAAGCTTGCTATGTAACATCTATACCGCTGAACATTGGCGGAACATGTTGCTGCCATTGGTTAGACTTTATAACATAGATATTGATCGCCTACAATCCTACAAAACAAAACTTAAAAATATCTCTGAGAAATATTACAGCGAGGCCTATCTCATTCACGCTGAAAGGAATAACATTGCTAGTAAGGCATGCAAGAGGCGAAGATTTTCACAAGGCTTTGTTGCAGTAGCATGTGGATGTGATATGAGCAGCTCTCAGGTATGCCCTCATATGAATCCACGCTTTTATTTGTATCCACCCTTTGGGATGTACACACGATACCAGAATGACAGGCAGTATGTTATGGATGTGGAACCAATAGATCTTACTGACTTGGCAGGTTTCTCACAGAAGCTACTATATCCTGGTGATGAAAATGATGACAAATTATGGACTATTAACATGCGTAGAAACTATACAAGTGAGCCCAtatgtgaaaattacattgtaTCGCCAGCTGCAAGTCACGTCGGGAGGAAGTTCACCATAGCCATCGCTTGTTGCGTCAAAACTCCCGATAAAGTCTTCACAAAATTTGAATATGCAATCAAGTACACAGGAGTGGTGATCAATGAAGTCATGGTCCAATCCCCACGACGTTTGGCAGCAAGCTGGCAGATGAGTGATGATCACATTATCGGAGTCTCaattatacttcataaataa
- the LOC140168610 gene encoding calicin-like, which yields MARKASGQEFLEHKTNIVANIGEHFNNADISDVTLTVGEQVFPAHRFVLATQSKVFKTMLKGETWKESEERKITLQESPEGVASFSDFLKFLYTGALTLTIDNVCGIHTLADKYDVPALKDDCVGFMKDVLTGIHGDAFKAGLLWLQYVESFLSDMVALCYSAIRTNLTNIDGKEYTALFWKLTYDQVKNVLSVTEVQEELVLAREAELFDLLDKGKWAKRLLPFVRFHNIDTDRLQTFKSSNNLTKHYNEAYKIHAERANIASRELKKRKLSEDSVEVTCSCGTSSSQTCPHINPRLYFALPFGVHRRRRVKESDWSIEVEPIDLSDLVGFSQRVLHFTGDENPDKEWTCTLQTDYSGDPICERYTVKPAKSHVGRRFTLAIASYQPGEERYFEKYEYIIKHTGVVYMSGVEINTIILTSPLRFKGSWDMKEKAAVGMTILLHK from the coding sequence ATGGCACGGAAAGCATCGGGACAGGAGTTCCTTGAGCACAAGACCAACATCGTTGCCAACATTGGTGAGCATTTcaacaatgcagatatcagtgaTGTGACTTTGACAGTAGGAGAACAGGTATTTCCAGCTCACAGGTTTGTGCTTGCAACACAGAGCAAAGTATTCAAGACTATGCTGAAGGGTGAAACCTGGAAAGAATCTGAAGAAAGGAAGATCACTCTTCAAGAATCACCCGAAGGAGTGGCATCTTTCTCTGATTTCTTGAAGTTTTTGTACACAGGGGCACTAACACTGACTATTGATAATGTGTGTGGTATTCACACATTGGCAGACAAGTATGATGTACCAGCTTTGAAGGATGACTGTGTGGGTTTTATGAAAGATGTCCTCACAGGTATCCATGGTGATGCTTTCAAAGCTGGGTTGCTGTGGCTTCAGTATGTGGAAAGTTTTCTCTCTGATATGGTGGCATTATGTTACAGTGCAATCAGAACTAACTTAACAAATATTGATGGAAAAGAGTACACAGCACTCTTCTGGAAGTTGACTTATGATCAAGTCAAAAATGTTCTGTCTGTTACTGAAGTTCAGGAAGAACTTGTTTTGGCCAGAGAAGCAGAGTTGTTCGATCTTCTTGACAAAGGAAAATGGGCAAAGCGATTGCTGCCATTTGTTAGATTTCATAACATAGATACTGATCGTCTCCAAACTTTTAAATCTTCAAATAATTTGACAAAACATTATAATGAAGCTTACAAGATTCATGCTGAAAGGGCAAATATTGCAAGCAGAGAGCTTAAGAAGCGAAAATTGTCAGAGGATTCTGTTGAGGTAACATGCTCATGTGGTACAAGCAGTTCACAGACATGCCCCCACATTAACCCAAGACTTTACTTTGCTCTACCATTCGGAGTACACCGTCGACGTCGTGTGAAAGAATCAGACTGGAGTATTGAAGTGGAACCAATAGATCTATCAGACTTAGTAGGTTTCTCACAAAGAGTACTGCACTTCACAGGAGATGAGAATCCTGACAAAGAATGGACATGTACTTTGCAAACAGACTATTCAGGGGATCCTATTTGTGAAAGGTACACAGTAAAGCCAGCCAAGAGTCATGTCGGGAGGCGCTTCACTTTAGCTATTGCTAGCTACCAGCCTGGTGAAGAGCGCTATTTTGAGAAATATGAGTATATCATTAAGCATACAGGAGTAGTGTATATGAGTGGTGTAGAAATTAATACAATTATACTCACCTCACCACTTCGTTTCAAAGGAAGCTGggatatgaaagaaaaagctGCCGTCGGAATGACAATTTTGCTACACAAGTAA